In Candidatus Cohnella colombiensis, one DNA window encodes the following:
- a CDS encoding glycosyl hydrolase produces the protein MRSRLWKRIGIGIISVVVLLGGYMLWLTNQAQNESVVDAFQSRLQSDEKDAIRVGDAFIRTSLDGTAFQGPQSLVYQTDNFEGPMQTADWWSSAAWVPFTGSLYPQPLTAKGYPSGLGIDSPEMIASPTRFHSLYSDSGKELLVGGQELTAKDVRVDGYGDWSVDLMFENKEKSKRMRVTLAHGSPYAYFSYEGTKPQVTFSSEPNLYYTSSDGAVLGVTVNDRHYGVFAPSGTAWLKQSSLAYIADTSSESAYLSVALLPDNSSTTIETFAQYAYNFITDTTVKWSYDEKKSTVVTSYSVDTKAQEGKSKGTIFALFPHQWKNTSASLMPYTYSSPRGTMKVVVGTSFDTQLIYRGILPYLPNFDTDLSQLNKLADELMVTQPLVKPSPEAEGTYWYGKNYGRLAQALPIVKQLGRDEDAKTIREAIQSDMEAAFSEQTNRQRIAYYDPQWGTINLYPTSFGADMVLNDHHFHYGYWVYAAAMLAYDDPTWVANDRYGSIIELLIRDYANWSHEDQSEQVFPFLRHFDPYEGHSWASGNAADGSGYSPGNNQESSSEAILAAAAMILWGDATGNREIRDAGIYLYTTEVESVRQYWYDVDGDNFPPDYDKSYVPLVFSSGGEYRTWWTNNPEEVRLINALPFTAASLYLGWDAANARENYVEMVAENDGPPQEWRDLAWMYEALFDSEAAMSKVNGGAYLSEYGESKLHTYQWISDLQVLGAVDMEVVADSPTYAAFKKGEKSTYIAFNSSSRERVVTFTAVDSGEVLFKLTVPASSVAWQTQ, from the coding sequence ATGCGTTCCCGTCTATGGAAACGGATCGGCATTGGGATCATAAGCGTGGTTGTGCTGCTGGGGGGTTATATGCTCTGGTTGACCAATCAAGCCCAGAATGAATCGGTTGTCGATGCATTCCAATCCAGACTTCAGAGCGATGAGAAGGACGCGATACGGGTTGGTGATGCGTTCATTCGTACCTCACTGGATGGAACGGCATTCCAGGGACCTCAATCACTGGTTTATCAGACAGACAACTTCGAGGGCCCTATGCAAACTGCGGATTGGTGGAGCTCTGCGGCGTGGGTTCCTTTTACAGGTTCTCTTTATCCACAGCCGCTTACTGCCAAGGGCTATCCAAGTGGACTTGGGATTGATTCACCTGAGATGATTGCTTCGCCAACTCGATTTCATTCGCTCTATTCTGACTCGGGGAAAGAGTTGCTCGTTGGAGGTCAGGAGTTAACCGCAAAAGATGTTCGTGTAGACGGATATGGCGATTGGTCAGTTGATCTCATGTTCGAAAATAAGGAAAAGAGCAAGCGTATGAGAGTGACCCTAGCCCATGGGAGCCCATATGCTTATTTCAGTTATGAAGGCACTAAGCCGCAGGTGACGTTCTCTAGTGAGCCTAATCTTTACTATACGTCTTCGGATGGTGCTGTTCTTGGTGTGACTGTGAATGATCGCCACTATGGTGTGTTCGCGCCGTCTGGAACAGCTTGGCTGAAACAATCATCGCTTGCCTACATTGCAGACACATCTAGTGAGAGTGCTTACCTAAGTGTCGCTCTATTGCCAGACAATTCCTCAACTACAATAGAGACATTCGCACAATACGCCTATAACTTCATTACGGATACAACAGTAAAGTGGAGCTATGATGAAAAGAAGAGCACAGTGGTCACTAGTTACTCTGTTGATACGAAGGCGCAGGAAGGGAAGTCCAAGGGGACAATCTTTGCCTTATTCCCTCATCAATGGAAAAATACGAGTGCGAGCTTAATGCCATACACCTATTCAAGTCCACGAGGAACGATGAAGGTTGTTGTGGGCACCTCATTCGATACACAGCTCATCTATCGAGGAATCCTGCCTTATCTGCCCAATTTCGATACAGATCTATCGCAGCTAAATAAACTGGCAGACGAGCTGATGGTCACTCAACCTCTCGTCAAGCCTAGTCCTGAAGCTGAAGGCACGTATTGGTATGGCAAAAATTATGGTCGCCTCGCACAAGCACTACCCATCGTGAAGCAGCTTGGCCGCGATGAAGATGCAAAGACGATCCGAGAGGCCATCCAAAGCGATATGGAGGCAGCCTTCAGCGAACAGACGAACCGACAACGAATAGCCTATTACGATCCGCAGTGGGGAACGATCAACCTGTATCCGACGAGCTTTGGTGCCGATATGGTGCTGAATGATCATCATTTTCACTATGGCTACTGGGTTTACGCTGCAGCCATGCTGGCCTATGATGATCCAACATGGGTGGCGAATGACCGCTATGGCAGTATAATTGAGCTATTGATTCGTGATTATGCGAATTGGAGTCATGAAGATCAGAGTGAGCAGGTGTTCCCATTCCTTCGTCATTTCGATCCGTATGAGGGACATTCATGGGCGTCGGGCAATGCTGCGGACGGGAGTGGTTACTCTCCTGGTAACAATCAGGAATCATCCTCTGAAGCGATATTGGCAGCTGCTGCTATGATACTCTGGGGAGATGCGACAGGCAATCGTGAGATTCGGGATGCGGGAATCTACCTGTATACAACAGAGGTAGAATCTGTTCGACAATACTGGTATGACGTCGATGGCGATAATTTCCCGCCAGATTATGATAAATCCTATGTGCCGCTCGTATTCTCTTCTGGTGGGGAATATCGGACGTGGTGGACGAACAATCCTGAAGAGGTTCGCTTAATCAATGCACTACCTTTCACTGCAGCTTCTCTCTATCTCGGATGGGATGCTGCGAATGCGAGGGAAAATTATGTAGAGATGGTTGCGGAGAATGATGGTCCCCCGCAGGAGTGGAGGGATCTAGCATGGATGTATGAGGCGCTGTTCGATTCGGAGGCTGCGATGTCCAAGGTCAATGGAGGGGCGTATCTATCTGAGTATGGGGAGAGCAAGCTTCATACGTACCAATGGATTTCAGATCTACAGGTACTTGGAGCTGTGGATATGGAAGTCGTTGCGGATAGTCCTACATACGCTGCCTTCAAAAAGGGTGAGAAGTCGACCTATATCGCCTTTAACAGTTCCTCTCGCGAGCGGGTCGTCACCTTCACAGCTGTGGATTCAGGCGAAGTGTTGTTTAAACTCACTGTACCTGCCAGCTCGGTCGCTTGGCAGACACAGTGA
- a CDS encoding copper amine oxidase N-terminal domain-containing protein produces MSTKKSLMTMMILVLFVITITSGIGGIAHGQTSQVKIYVNDKQIKVSPINVNNQLYLPVRAVMSELGVKVQYLRGFVTLKKSEIQVSFEQGSNDIKMNGVRTFTNQPAIVRNNLTYVPLRFIGNAFGYQVVYSQEKQEVRLTSDESKGYIVGYVTGALGDALSKHNIRIVDAGNRNLEWHPTVNAGFFRIEVAPGTYDVDSLSYQDEMRIYKLNLPNIKVAAGERKFVHIEEPTDNLELDVRYEDGTQVQDALIQALIPESSFPVKINNGVGLTYLPAGTPILFDQITIPGSTRQEWDIYTMARYQDDTHHKLSITVHRPNVHISLQDDEGPVTSAGAGISLQGLTDFDRPIDLGYMAEGGVVNMYLPDGKYQIGNLFDTGYTKYFSSPETFQVVAGKVDRNLSYTLPNLVHGTIKFNDGTVPKTGYIEFNLYEGNTVYGMGGPVLDGKFSVRLVEGKYDVYYKESQSTAGQSLGWITQTKDSLKQPLNFILNIF; encoded by the coding sequence TTGTCCACGAAAAAATCCCTTATGACGATGATGATTTTAGTTCTATTCGTAATAACAATCACTTCAGGAATTGGCGGAATCGCTCACGGACAAACATCGCAGGTGAAGATTTATGTGAACGACAAGCAAATCAAAGTATCACCGATTAATGTGAACAATCAATTGTACTTACCTGTTCGTGCAGTCATGAGTGAATTGGGAGTTAAGGTTCAATACCTGCGTGGCTTCGTCACATTGAAGAAATCTGAGATTCAAGTCAGCTTTGAGCAGGGTAGCAATGATATTAAGATGAATGGCGTTAGGACGTTTACGAATCAACCAGCCATCGTTCGAAACAATCTAACCTATGTGCCCCTACGTTTCATTGGCAATGCGTTCGGTTATCAGGTGGTATACAGCCAAGAGAAGCAGGAGGTGCGACTGACTTCTGATGAGAGTAAAGGGTATATCGTGGGCTATGTAACGGGTGCTCTAGGAGACGCACTTAGTAAGCATAATATACGTATTGTTGATGCAGGGAATCGAAATCTTGAATGGCATCCTACCGTAAACGCTGGATTTTTCAGAATTGAAGTTGCTCCTGGAACCTATGATGTCGATTCACTTTCGTATCAGGATGAGATGAGAATTTATAAGTTAAATTTACCTAACATTAAGGTTGCTGCTGGTGAGCGGAAGTTCGTGCACATCGAGGAGCCTACCGACAATCTTGAACTAGATGTCCGTTATGAGGATGGAACACAGGTGCAGGATGCACTTATTCAAGCGCTCATCCCAGAGAGCAGCTTTCCTGTGAAGATCAATAATGGAGTGGGCCTTACTTACCTACCAGCGGGTACTCCGATATTATTCGATCAGATCACGATTCCAGGATCGACACGGCAGGAATGGGATATCTATACGATGGCGCGATATCAGGATGATACGCATCACAAGCTCTCAATCACCGTGCATCGGCCTAATGTCCATATCTCCCTCCAAGACGATGAAGGACCTGTAACGTCCGCGGGGGCAGGTATCTCGCTACAGGGTCTGACGGACTTCGATCGTCCGATAGATTTGGGATATATGGCAGAGGGTGGAGTCGTGAATATGTACTTACCGGATGGGAAATATCAGATCGGAAACCTATTCGATACAGGATACACGAAGTACTTCTCTTCACCAGAGACGTTCCAAGTCGTTGCAGGTAAAGTCGACCGTAATCTAAGCTACACACTTCCGAATCTCGTTCATGGTACGATTAAATTTAATGATGGGACAGTACCGAAAACCGGGTATATCGAGTTTAATCTATATGAAGGAAATACAGTCTATGGAATGGGTGGACCCGTATTGGATGGCAAATTCTCGGTTCGATTGGTGGAAGGGAAATATGATGTCTATTATAAGGAGAGTCAAAGCACTGCTGGGCAATCACTCGGGTGGATTACACAGACAAAAGACAGTCTGAAGCAGCCATTGAATTTTATATTGAACATCTTCTAA
- a CDS encoding LCP family protein — translation MEEKETGDSLQSDSVQLDSMQADPIQPDSVPLETRSTKRKKMDRKTRNIIIYSALALVLVLGLGTAYAMHVFYSFAGNIYVDPNENPANIDPDAPKEGDPDYQPVSAAPEWDGHERINIVLFGADSRGLENTRLSRSDTMMIVSINPEDKSVRLFSILRDTYVKIANHGSNRLNAAIVFGGPRLAMSTISSFVDLPLHYYVYTDFEGFISLIDSIGGIDYEVDKKMVHIDNRDDPRYNIRLEPGLQHMDGVTALQYVRFRSDALSDYSRSDRQRQFIGAIATELKKTTNLFKLPSLLNSIAPYIQTDIPPDELFDLARLALKLDMSTMSGVMLPQQGAFTNEIISDMDVIVPNIEKVQAYVKEQLGE, via the coding sequence TTGGAGGAGAAAGAGACCGGCGATTCTTTGCAATCTGATTCTGTACAGCTAGATTCAATGCAAGCAGATCCTATACAGCCTGATTCTGTTCCACTAGAGACACGTAGCACGAAACGAAAGAAAATGGATCGTAAAACCCGTAATATCATCATCTATTCCGCACTTGCGCTTGTGCTTGTGCTCGGTCTAGGTACTGCATATGCCATGCACGTTTTCTATTCCTTTGCAGGTAATATATATGTCGATCCCAATGAGAATCCAGCGAACATCGACCCCGACGCTCCTAAGGAGGGCGATCCCGATTACCAGCCTGTGTCCGCCGCTCCCGAGTGGGATGGTCATGAGCGAATTAATATCGTCTTGTTCGGCGCAGACTCGCGAGGACTGGAGAACACTAGACTTTCGCGTTCGGATACGATGATGATTGTTTCTATTAACCCTGAGGATAAAAGTGTTCGGCTATTCTCGATTTTACGAGACACGTATGTGAAAATTGCAAATCACGGCTCGAATCGGTTGAATGCAGCGATCGTCTTCGGTGGTCCGCGCCTTGCAATGAGTACGATTAGCAGTTTTGTCGATTTACCCCTTCATTACTATGTATATACCGACTTTGAAGGCTTCATCTCGCTCATCGATTCGATTGGCGGTATCGATTATGAGGTCGATAAGAAAATGGTTCATATCGACAATCGGGATGATCCTCGATATAACATCCGGCTTGAACCAGGCTTGCAGCATATGGACGGAGTTACTGCATTACAATATGTACGTTTCCGTAGCGATGCTCTATCTGATTATTCACGCTCCGATCGCCAACGCCAATTCATTGGTGCTATTGCAACAGAATTGAAAAAGACGACAAATTTATTTAAGCTTCCGTCGCTTCTTAACAGTATTGCACCTTACATTCAAACTGACATCCCGCCGGATGAGCTGTTTGATTTAGCTAGACTCGCTTTGAAGCTCGATATGAGTACAATGAGCGGTGTTATGCTCCCACAACAAGGCGCATTTACGAATGAGATCATTAGCGATATGGATGTGATCGTTCCGAATATTGAGAAAGTGCAAGCTTATGTGAAGGAGCAGCTTGGGGAGTGA
- a CDS encoding sugar phosphate isomerase/epimerase: MSKPQVGIQLYSVRDRSEKDFLSTIREIADIGYKNVEMAGYYGHSASEVRKALQDAGLTATSAHTGLSVGDSAIWENLKQQVAYSNELGLTRFVVPWYPLGDNPTLEAVENMADTLAQAAVIVKEAGLAFGYHNHDFEFKPVEGKLIIDRLLERIPADQMFAEFDLGWVKVAGQDPAEYVKKYAGRLPLVHAKDFKADGVDTEIGKGSVDWDSALAACEASGVEYVIIEQERYDVSSLESAKLNFAWFKERGWI; this comes from the coding sequence ATGAGTAAACCGCAAGTGGGCATACAGTTGTACTCTGTGCGCGACCGCAGTGAAAAGGATTTTCTCAGTACGATTCGTGAGATTGCTGATATTGGGTATAAAAATGTTGAAATGGCAGGTTACTATGGGCATTCCGCAAGTGAAGTTCGCAAAGCACTACAAGATGCTGGTTTAACTGCGACTTCCGCGCATACAGGGCTTAGCGTCGGTGATTCTGCAATTTGGGAAAATTTGAAGCAGCAAGTCGCGTATAGCAATGAGCTTGGACTTACTCGCTTCGTTGTACCGTGGTACCCGTTAGGCGATAATCCGACATTGGAAGCAGTGGAAAATATGGCGGATACGCTGGCGCAAGCAGCAGTTATCGTTAAGGAAGCGGGACTAGCGTTTGGTTATCATAACCATGACTTCGAATTTAAGCCGGTTGAAGGCAAGTTGATCATTGATCGCTTGTTGGAGCGCATTCCAGCAGATCAGATGTTTGCCGAGTTTGATCTTGGTTGGGTGAAGGTTGCGGGACAAGATCCAGCAGAATATGTGAAGAAGTATGCAGGTCGTCTGCCACTCGTTCACGCGAAGGATTTCAAAGCAGACGGAGTCGACACAGAGATTGGCAAAGGCTCGGTCGATTGGGATTCCGCGCTTGCAGCATGCGAAGCATCGGGTGTAGAGTATGTCATTATCGAGCAAGAGCGTTATGATGTGTCGTCGCTAGAAAGCGCGAAGCTAAACTTTGCTTGGTTTAAGGAACGCGGTTGGATTTAA
- a CDS encoding GNAT family N-acetyltransferase gives MVLRQLRTEEFDQSIALSQFAFQFVLPADMLEDMRKKFKPDDYWGIFDESDRLTSKLILLPLQLWVQGRTFAMGGIAGVASWPEARRQGGVKQLLLHALETMRANGQSVSMLHPFAFPFYHKFGWEFTIERKQYTIPVGLLPPRVQTEGRVARIAKQEVNAIFAVIDPVYATYASQFSGTLVRNVEWWENRILNKAGEFAVYYNEAGKAEGYVFCEVASRKMTIHEWVNVTETARLALWTYVSNHDSMIDEVVMKAPVEDPLPFLLSNPRIKQEIEPYFMSRIVDAEAFIGEYPWMVSNQDETLVIRLSDKVAAWNEGLFRLTIAAEGTAVLSRIDPSEETVQDAACDIQTLTALLLGGRSATLLAETGRLQANGETVALFERRIPRRQTYLMDFF, from the coding sequence ATGGTGCTAAGACAGCTGCGTACGGAGGAGTTTGACCAAAGTATCGCATTATCGCAATTTGCCTTTCAGTTCGTGTTGCCTGCGGATATGCTTGAGGATATGCGGAAGAAGTTCAAGCCAGATGACTATTGGGGAATATTCGACGAGTCTGATCGTCTGACCTCGAAGCTAATTTTACTGCCTCTGCAACTGTGGGTGCAAGGGCGCACGTTCGCAATGGGAGGCATCGCTGGTGTTGCATCATGGCCGGAAGCGCGCAGACAAGGCGGCGTGAAGCAATTGTTGCTCCATGCACTAGAAACGATGCGTGCGAACGGACAGAGTGTTAGTATGCTACATCCCTTCGCGTTCCCTTTCTACCATAAATTTGGGTGGGAATTTACGATTGAACGCAAGCAGTATACGATCCCAGTCGGATTGTTGCCACCGCGCGTACAAACAGAAGGGCGTGTTGCTCGTATTGCGAAGCAAGAGGTCAACGCGATTTTTGCAGTGATCGACCCTGTGTATGCAACCTACGCATCGCAATTTAGCGGGACGTTGGTGCGAAATGTAGAGTGGTGGGAAAATCGGATTTTAAACAAAGCTGGCGAGTTTGCGGTCTATTATAATGAAGCGGGCAAAGCAGAAGGCTACGTGTTCTGTGAAGTTGCTTCGCGGAAGATGACGATTCACGAGTGGGTGAACGTGACAGAGACAGCGCGACTTGCATTATGGACCTATGTGAGCAATCATGATTCGATGATTGACGAAGTGGTGATGAAAGCCCCTGTCGAAGATCCGTTGCCGTTCTTACTCTCAAACCCTCGAATCAAGCAGGAGATTGAGCCGTATTTTATGAGTCGGATTGTCGATGCTGAGGCGTTCATTGGGGAGTACCCTTGGATGGTGAGTAATCAGGATGAGACGCTCGTTATTCGGTTGTCGGACAAAGTAGCGGCTTGGAACGAGGGCTTGTTCCGCTTGACGATTGCGGCTGAGGGAACAGCGGTGCTTTCCCGAATCGATCCATCGGAGGAGACGGTACAAGATGCGGCCTGCGACATACAGACACTAACGGCGTTGTTGCTTGGTGGGCGTAGCGCTACCCTGCTAGCGGAAACTGGACGGCTACAGGCAAATGGGGAGACTGTTGCGCTATTTGAACGAAGAATACCGCGCCGTCAGACGTATTTAATGGATTTTTTCTAA
- the secG gene encoding preprotein translocase subunit SecG: protein MDVALKIVLVIFSLGLIAVVLLQRGKSAGLSGAISGGAEQLFGKQKARGLDLFLQRLTIGLAIGFFILAMLVAVFAK, encoded by the coding sequence GTGGACGTCGCTCTTAAAATTGTTTTGGTTATTTTCTCACTCGGATTGATCGCTGTTGTTCTTTTGCAACGTGGGAAGAGCGCAGGCTTGTCGGGTGCGATCTCTGGTGGTGCTGAACAATTGTTTGGTAAGCAGAAGGCTCGCGGTCTCGATCTGTTCTTACAGCGTTTGACGATTGGACTGGCAATCGGATTTTTCATCTTAGCAATGCTAGTTGCGGTTTTTGCAAAATAA
- the rnr gene encoding ribonuclease R has protein sequence MCTEQELLDFMRETAYKPLTYQELEQHFGLGDAVDFKDFLRMLNEMEQAGKIVMTRTGRYGVPERMNLVRGRIQAHPKGFAFLIADDKEHPDLYIHANDLKGTMNGDIVLARVTSKNDNGKMEGEIVRIVKRAVTQVVGVFQNHESYGFVIPDDKRINKDIFIRSGEHFKGAVSGQKVVVNIIHYPEGRSAAEGEVIEILGHKDDPGVDILSIIRKHGLPESFSDAVMEEAEAAPDAITEDEIVKQGRRDLRDRVIVTIDGEDAKDLDDAVNVERLDNGNLLLGVHIADVSYYVREKSRLDEEAYNRGCSVYLVDRVIPMLPRRLSNGICSLNPQVDRLTMSCEMEFDPKTMRQVRHDIYTSVIRTTERMTYTNVRKILNDEDPEVTERYAELVDTFKLMRDLAMGLRDKRMRRGAIDFDFQESKVIVDEQGKPVDIVKRERSIAEQIIEEFMLVANETVAEHFHWLKVPFLYRIHEEPSSDKLMTFMQFAANFGYAVKGQGNTVHPRALQTLLEEIKDTKEETVLSTMMLRSMKQAKYDAESLGHFGLAAEFYSHFTSPIRRYPDLVIHRVMREVLENGGTLPEGRFDTLAVRMPDIAQQSSERERVAVEAERDTEKLKKAEFMLDKIGEEFVGIISGVTSFGMFIELDNTVEGLIRLSDLSDDYYHFHELHMALIGERTSKVYRIGDEVKIRVARVNMDEHTIDFEMVDMKSRSGNRMSLLDARGGAGFKGKKKRGPGAGDGVGFASGGRGGKKKDGRGGRDGGGSRDGRSGGRDSSASRDGGGNQGGSQGGKKKRPGKKGGPGGISLSASRDDRGSAGNGEFVGASESSKKVSGGKKREGGGKKSGPATKSVDMWGLPVSGGASDTKPKKKR, from the coding sequence ATCTGTACGGAGCAGGAACTATTGGATTTTATGCGTGAGACGGCGTACAAGCCGTTGACATATCAGGAGCTTGAACAGCATTTTGGCCTTGGCGACGCGGTCGATTTCAAAGACTTCCTGCGTATGCTTAATGAGATGGAGCAAGCTGGGAAGATCGTGATGACGAGAACGGGGCGCTATGGCGTGCCTGAACGTATGAACTTGGTGCGTGGGCGGATTCAAGCGCATCCTAAAGGTTTCGCATTCTTAATTGCTGACGACAAAGAGCACCCGGACTTATATATCCATGCGAATGATCTGAAGGGTACGATGAACGGGGATATTGTACTGGCGCGGGTCACCTCCAAAAACGATAACGGAAAAATGGAAGGCGAAATTGTACGGATTGTGAAGCGTGCGGTAACGCAAGTGGTCGGCGTGTTCCAAAATCATGAAAGCTACGGTTTTGTTATTCCTGATGATAAGCGGATTAACAAAGATATTTTCATCCGCAGTGGGGAGCACTTTAAAGGTGCAGTGAGCGGGCAGAAGGTTGTCGTGAACATTATTCATTACCCAGAGGGTCGATCGGCCGCTGAGGGCGAAGTGATCGAAATTCTCGGGCATAAGGACGATCCAGGCGTCGACATCCTAAGCATCATTCGTAAGCATGGTCTTCCAGAAAGCTTTAGCGATGCGGTAATGGAGGAAGCAGAAGCGGCACCGGATGCGATTACTGAGGATGAGATCGTGAAGCAAGGTCGGCGTGACTTGCGTGATCGTGTCATTGTGACGATTGATGGCGAGGATGCGAAGGATCTAGATGATGCGGTCAACGTGGAGCGACTGGATAATGGCAATCTGCTTCTGGGTGTACATATTGCAGATGTAAGCTACTATGTACGGGAAAAGTCACGACTCGATGAGGAAGCATACAACCGTGGGTGCAGTGTATACTTGGTCGATCGGGTTATTCCAATGCTTCCACGCCGGTTGTCGAACGGGATTTGCTCGCTTAACCCGCAGGTAGATCGGCTGACGATGAGCTGTGAGATGGAGTTCGATCCGAAGACGATGCGACAAGTGCGACATGACATCTATACGAGTGTCATCCGAACGACTGAACGTATGACGTACACGAATGTGCGAAAAATATTAAACGATGAGGACCCCGAAGTTACGGAGCGTTATGCAGAGCTAGTGGATACGTTCAAGCTCATGCGCGATCTTGCAATGGGGCTTCGGGACAAGCGGATGCGCCGTGGAGCGATCGACTTTGATTTCCAAGAGTCTAAAGTAATCGTGGACGAGCAGGGCAAACCTGTTGATATCGTCAAGCGCGAGCGTTCGATTGCGGAGCAAATTATTGAGGAATTCATGCTTGTGGCGAATGAGACTGTCGCTGAGCATTTCCATTGGCTAAAGGTGCCTTTCCTTTATCGGATTCACGAAGAACCATCGAGCGATAAGTTGATGACTTTCATGCAGTTCGCTGCTAACTTCGGATATGCGGTGAAGGGGCAGGGCAATACGGTGCATCCACGTGCGCTCCAAACGTTGCTTGAAGAGATTAAGGATACGAAGGAAGAAACCGTGCTCAGCACAATGATGCTTCGCTCGATGAAGCAGGCGAAGTACGATGCGGAAAGCTTAGGGCACTTTGGGCTTGCTGCGGAGTTCTATTCGCACTTCACCTCTCCGATCCGGCGTTATCCGGATCTCGTCATTCATCGCGTAATGCGCGAGGTGCTTGAGAACGGCGGCACATTGCCGGAAGGGCGCTTCGATACGCTTGCGGTTCGGATGCCGGACATTGCGCAGCAATCGTCGGAGCGTGAACGCGTGGCGGTAGAAGCGGAGCGGGATACAGAAAAGCTGAAAAAGGCGGAGTTCATGCTCGATAAGATCGGCGAGGAGTTCGTTGGAATCATCAGCGGTGTGACGAGCTTCGGGATGTTCATCGAGCTGGATAATACAGTTGAAGGCTTAATAAGACTTAGTGATTTGTCAGACGACTATTACCATTTCCACGAGCTGCATATGGCGTTGATCGGTGAGCGGACGTCCAAAGTGTACCGTATTGGCGATGAAGTGAAAATTCGCGTTGCACGAGTAAACATGGATGAGCATACGATTGACTTTGAGATGGTCGATATGAAATCGCGTAGTGGCAATCGCATGAGCTTGCTCGATGCACGCGGTGGAGCGGGCTTTAAGGGCAAGAAGAAGCGTGGACCGGGCGCCGGTGACGGAGTCGGGTTTGCTAGCGGTGGACGTGGTGGCAAGAAGAAGGACGGGCGAGGCGGTCGTGATGGTGGTGGATCGCGCGATGGCAGAAGTGGTGGCCGAGATAGTAGTGCGTCGCGTGATGGTGGTGGCAATCAAGGTGGCAGTCAGGGCGGTAAGAAGAAGCGCCCCGGGAAGAAGGGTGGTCCCGGTGGCATTTCGTTGAGTGCTAGCCGTGATGATCGTGGTAGTGCAGGGAATGGCGAATTTGTAGGCGCTAGTGAGTCTTCGAAGAAAGTTAGCGGTGGCAAGAAGCGCGAAGGTGGCGGCAAGAAGTCAGGTCCAGCTACCAAGTCCGTCGATATGTGGGGGCTTCCGGTGTCGGGTGGTGCATCAGACACGAAGCCGAAGAAGAAGCGATAA
- the pyrB gene encoding aspartate carbamoyltransferase, with protein sequence MSELYHVLGAKQFTKDELEQLFDNAMEMEKVVASGGTRAQEGRIMTTLFFEASTRTRLSFESAMHRLGGSVIGTENAAQFSSAIKGETLEDTIRIVSGYSDVIVMRHTDIGAAKRAAKVASIPVINAGDGAGEHPTQALLDAYTIRKEFGYIDGLKIAMVGDLTYGRTVHSLSYILANYQNVMIYYISPDNVRIPDNVKRYMDEKGIRYVETDDLDAVAGSIDVLYQTRIQKERFPSVEEYEKASGKYIVDGELMSRLGKQTIVLHPLPRAGEITEEVDDDPRAAYFHQAVNGLYIRMALVNKCLGEARK encoded by the coding sequence ATGAGTGAGCTGTATCATGTGTTGGGAGCAAAGCAATTTACGAAGGACGAGCTAGAGCAATTGTTCGATAATGCGATGGAGATGGAGAAGGTCGTCGCTTCTGGCGGAACAAGAGCGCAAGAGGGACGGATCATGACGACGCTATTCTTCGAGGCAAGCACGAGAACGCGACTGTCGTTCGAATCGGCGATGCATCGGCTTGGCGGGAGCGTTATCGGCACAGAAAATGCTGCACAATTCTCTTCCGCAATTAAAGGGGAGACTCTAGAAGATACGATCCGCATTGTGAGCGGTTATAGCGATGTTATCGTTATGCGTCATACAGACATCGGCGCGGCTAAGCGTGCGGCGAAGGTTGCGAGTATTCCGGTCATCAACGCAGGTGATGGTGCAGGCGAGCATCCAACGCAGGCGCTACTGGATGCATACACGATTCGCAAGGAGTTCGGATATATCGACGGTCTCAAGATTGCGATGGTGGGTGACTTAACGTATGGGCGGACGGTGCACTCTCTTAGTTATATTTTGGCCAACTATCAGAACGTTATGATTTACTATATCTCCCCAGATAATGTGCGGATTCCTGACAATGTGAAGCGGTACATGGACGAGAAGGGCATTCGCTATGTGGAGACGGACGATCTCGATGCAGTAGCAGGGTCGATCGACGTGCTGTATCAGACGCGGATTCAAAAGGAACGGTTTCCTTCGGTGGAGGAGTATGAGAAGGCTTCGGGCAAGTATATTGTGGATGGTGAGCTTATGAGCAGGCTGGGCAAGCAAACCATCGTATTACACCCATTGCCTCGCGCAGGTGAAATTACCGAAGAAGTGGACGACGATCCGCGTGCGGCATATTTCCATCAAGCAGTGAATGGATTATACATTCGAATGGCGCTCGTCAATAAATGTCTTGGCGAAGCTCGAAAGTAG